One segment of Thermovenabulum gondwanense DNA contains the following:
- the pepV gene encoding dipeptidase PepV, with protein MNLEAILKENENALINSVCEILRIRSVEEKPLPGMPFGKGVADALNYVLKLSESFGLRTKNLDNYVGWAEWGEGKDLIGILVHLDVVPEGSNWSHPPFGGEIHDGKIYGRGASDNKGPAIAALYALKALKDANLNFKKRVRIIFGTNEESGMECIKYYLQKDEMPAMGFSPDAEYPIINGEKGILTFSIKAKFDDNNGSIFLTGGERANMVPDYAHCVINYYDGLEKDLENFKGKTGFSLELVKNGSEATIKSYGVSAHGSIPEKGQNAISRLISFLVEIKAGSQGQREFLKFLMDKIGFETNGKSLGINLEDEVSGRLTLNLGVINMNENEAEAIINIRYPISFKGEDIIGTIERNLKKGIFIDNVKNSPPHYVPEDSPIVKALKAAYEKVTGEKAYCFTIGGGTYARMMKNTVAFGPNFPGKPEVAHEKDEYIEIEDLIKNFKIYTYVLKELAC; from the coding sequence ATGAACTTAGAAGCAATTTTAAAAGAAAATGAAAATGCTCTCATAAATTCTGTTTGCGAGATTCTCAGGATAAGAAGTGTAGAAGAAAAACCATTACCCGGAATGCCTTTCGGAAAGGGTGTTGCCGATGCTTTAAATTATGTTTTAAAACTCTCAGAAAGTTTTGGCCTGAGGACAAAAAATTTGGATAACTATGTGGGTTGGGCAGAATGGGGAGAAGGAAAAGATTTAATAGGAATTTTAGTGCACTTAGATGTGGTTCCGGAAGGATCAAATTGGAGTCATCCTCCTTTTGGCGGGGAAATTCACGATGGTAAAATCTACGGAAGGGGAGCCTCGGATAACAAAGGACCTGCAATTGCTGCCCTTTATGCCCTTAAAGCTTTAAAGGATGCGAATTTAAACTTTAAAAAAAGGGTTAGAATAATTTTTGGTACAAATGAAGAGTCGGGTATGGAATGTATAAAATATTACTTACAAAAGGACGAGATGCCAGCGATGGGCTTTTCTCCGGATGCAGAATATCCGATAATAAATGGAGAAAAGGGGATATTAACCTTTTCCATAAAGGCCAAATTTGATGATAACAATGGGAGCATATTTTTAACGGGTGGAGAAAGAGCAAATATGGTGCCGGATTATGCCCATTGTGTAATAAATTATTACGATGGTCTGGAAAAGGACCTGGAAAACTTTAAAGGAAAGACAGGATTTTCTTTAGAGCTTGTTAAGAATGGGAGTGAGGCAACGATTAAATCTTATGGAGTTTCTGCCCATGGAAGTATTCCGGAAAAAGGCCAGAATGCGATATCAAGGTTGATTTCTTTCCTTGTGGAAATAAAAGCAGGAAGCCAGGGCCAAAGAGAGTTTTTAAAATTCCTTATGGACAAAATAGGCTTTGAGACAAATGGCAAGAGTTTGGGGATTAATCTTGAAGATGAAGTTTCAGGAAGGCTTACGTTAAATCTCGGTGTTATAAACATGAATGAAAATGAGGCGGAGGCAATAATAAACATAAGGTACCCCATCAGTTTCAAAGGAGAGGATATAATCGGGACAATTGAGCGGAATTTAAAAAAAGGCATCTTTATTGATAATGTTAAAAACAGTCCTCCTCATTATGTGCCCGAAGATAGTCCTATAGTTAAAGCCTTGAAAGCGGCTTATGAGAAGGTAACGGGAGAAAAGGCTTATTGCTTTACCATTGGAGGGGGAACCTATGCCAGGATGATGAAAAATACCGTGGCCTTTGGCCCTAACTTTCCGGGGAAACCCGAAGTAGCCCATGAAAAGGACGAATACATAGAAATTGAAGACCTGATTAAGAATTTTAAAATATACACTTATGTTTTAAAAGAATTAGCGTGCTGA
- a CDS encoding YerC/YecD family TrpR-related protein, with protein MELKELKDPYIDRLFDAILMIKNKDECYRFFEDICTIGEVKALAQRLQVAEMLKAGYTYGEIAEKTGASTATISRVKRYLQYGADGYKIILERLEEMDKNKKNNE; from the coding sequence ATGGAATTAAAGGAACTTAAAGACCCGTATATTGACCGGCTTTTTGATGCGATTTTGATGATTAAAAATAAGGATGAGTGCTACCGATTTTTCGAAGATATTTGTACCATCGGGGAAGTAAAGGCTTTGGCCCAGAGATTGCAGGTAGCAGAGATGCTTAAAGCAGGGTATACATACGGAGAGATAGCCGAGAAAACGGGTGCAAGCACGGCTACAATCAGCAGGGTTAAAAGGTATTTACAGTACGGAGCTGATGGTTACAAAATTATATTGGAAAGATTGGAAGAAATGGATAAAAATAAAAAAAATAATGAGTAA
- the pcrA gene encoding DNA helicase PcrA, producing MQEFLKELNDAQQKAVTYGSGPILVLAGAGSGKTRVITYRIIYLIEKMGVKPENILAITFTNKAANEMKERVQRLLKEKAEGLNVSTFHSACVKILKENVPLLGYKKYFVIYDTDDQQSIIKQCLKELNLDEKKYPLMACLEKISGYKEKLISETEAFDSARDIREKTFSNIYLLYQKKLRENNAFDFDDLIMKTVELFRKYPEVLDYYSEKFKYILVDEYQDTNHAQYIFIKLLAEKHRNLLVVGDDDQSIYSFRGADIRNILEFEKDFPDAFVVKLEKNYRSTQTILDAANEVIKNNFSRKEKRLFTEKGKGDKVFFAELQNEHHEALFIGNEIEKLINNGYYYKNIAVLYRTNAQSRVFEEVFLKMGIPHRVFGGIRFFQRKEIKDIVAYLRLIENDEDNMSLRRIINVPRRGIGSKTVEQLEIMSDQTGKSIFRLIMEDNLPFSHSLCRKLKEFALMIEDLRELKERIGIPELMERIILNTGYLEELQNEGTEEANDRIENIKELISVAREFVLRNSEGTLEEFLSEIALYSDLDKYSDEEDAVTLMTLHSAKGLEFSVVFLAGLEEGIFPHYKSLFNNAELEEERRLCYVGITRAKELLYLTRAWQRNLYGRSSYYDKSRFIKEIPKRLIKDVTPGKENLFGEEVDLVPEEKDNKIGIYKGTSNSTEIEKLSFNFNPGDKIKHAKWGEGIVTEVHGTGEDVEITVFFEKEGKKHLLAKYAPLIKMN from the coding sequence TTGCAGGAGTTTTTAAAGGAACTAAACGACGCTCAACAAAAAGCAGTTACTTACGGCAGCGGTCCGATATTAGTGTTAGCCGGGGCGGGCAGTGGGAAAACAAGGGTCATTACTTACAGGATAATTTACCTGATTGAAAAAATGGGAGTAAAGCCGGAAAATATTCTGGCTATAACCTTCACAAATAAAGCAGCAAATGAAATGAAGGAGAGGGTACAAAGACTTTTAAAAGAAAAAGCGGAGGGACTTAATGTAAGCACGTTCCATTCGGCCTGTGTAAAAATTTTAAAGGAAAATGTGCCGTTATTGGGATATAAAAAGTATTTTGTTATTTATGATACTGATGATCAGCAGAGTATAATAAAACAATGTTTAAAGGAATTGAATTTGGATGAAAAAAAATATCCCTTGATGGCCTGTTTGGAAAAAATAAGCGGATATAAAGAAAAATTGATTTCTGAAACCGAAGCTTTCGATAGTGCCCGGGATATAAGAGAAAAGACATTCTCTAATATTTATTTATTGTACCAGAAAAAATTGAGGGAAAACAATGCTTTTGATTTTGATGATCTAATAATGAAGACCGTAGAGCTTTTTAGAAAGTATCCTGAAGTGCTGGATTATTACAGTGAAAAGTTTAAGTATATTCTTGTGGATGAATACCAGGATACTAACCATGCCCAGTACATTTTCATAAAACTTTTGGCGGAAAAGCACCGGAACCTTCTGGTTGTTGGAGACGATGACCAGAGTATTTATAGTTTCAGGGGAGCGGATATAAGAAATATTTTAGAGTTTGAGAAAGATTTCCCCGATGCTTTTGTGGTTAAACTGGAAAAGAATTATCGTTCTACCCAGACCATCCTGGATGCAGCCAATGAGGTAATTAAAAACAATTTTTCAAGGAAGGAAAAAAGGCTTTTTACCGAAAAGGGAAAGGGCGACAAAGTATTTTTTGCAGAGCTACAGAATGAACATCATGAAGCCCTTTTCATAGGTAATGAAATAGAAAAGCTAATTAACAATGGGTATTATTATAAAAACATCGCCGTTCTTTACAGAACCAATGCCCAATCCAGAGTTTTCGAAGAAGTTTTTCTGAAAATGGGCATCCCTCACAGAGTTTTTGGGGGAATCAGGTTTTTTCAGAGGAAAGAAATAAAAGACATCGTTGCTTATTTAAGGCTCATAGAGAATGATGAAGATAATATGAGCTTGAGAAGGATAATAAATGTGCCCCGCAGGGGAATAGGAAGTAAAACGGTAGAACAGCTGGAAATTATGTCTGATCAAACGGGTAAGTCTATATTCCGATTAATAATGGAGGATAACCTTCCCTTCTCCCATTCCCTATGCAGAAAATTGAAGGAATTTGCTCTGATGATTGAGGATTTAAGGGAGTTAAAGGAAAGGATTGGAATTCCCGAATTGATGGAGAGAATAATATTGAATACCGGCTATCTGGAAGAACTACAGAATGAAGGCACGGAAGAAGCAAATGATAGGATTGAAAATATAAAGGAATTAATTTCAGTTGCCCGGGAATTCGTTTTAAGAAATAGCGAGGGAACCTTAGAGGAATTTTTATCCGAAATAGCGCTTTATTCCGATTTGGACAAGTATAGCGACGAAGAGGATGCGGTTACCTTGATGACTCTTCATAGCGCGAAGGGCCTTGAGTTTTCCGTTGTCTTTTTAGCGGGATTGGAGGAAGGGATTTTCCCCCATTACAAATCCCTTTTCAATAACGCCGAGCTGGAAGAGGAGAGAAGACTTTGTTATGTAGGTATTACCAGAGCAAAGGAACTGCTTTACCTTACCAGAGCATGGCAGAGAAATTTATATGGAAGGTCTTCTTACTATGACAAATCCAGGTTTATCAAAGAGATTCCAAAAAGATTGATCAAGGATGTGACACCGGGAAAAGAGAATTTATTTGGCGAAGAAGTTGATTTGGTACCGGAAGAAAAAGATAACAAAATAGGAATTTATAAAGGTACATCCAATTCAACGGAAATTGAAAAACTTTCTTTTAACTTTAATCCCGGAGATAAAATTAAACATGCAAAATGGGGAGAGGGCATCGTAACGGAAGTTCACGGAACCGGTGAAGATGTAGAGATTACGGTATTTTTTGAAAAAGAAGGCAAAAAGCACCTTTTAGCCAAATACGCACCGCTTATTAAAATGAATTGA
- the ligA gene encoding NAD-dependent DNA ligase LigA — protein sequence MDREKAKKRIAELREMINFHNKQYYVFDNPKITDSEFDNLMKELQRLEENFPEFITPDSPTQRVGGEPLSAFAQVVHRVPMMSLSNAYTREDLLDFNRKVEEIAGSKVEYVVELKIDGLAVSITYEDGIYKRAATRGDGEIGEDVTQNVRTIKSVPLKLEFPVDKKPRIIEVRGEVYLPKEDFKKLNEEREEEGLPLFANPRNAAAGSLRQLDPRITAKRPLNIFVYGIGYYEGIEFFTHFEILKFYEEVGLRVNPYAKLFDNFADVIDYCMSFAEKRHELPYEIDGMVIKVNSLELQRKLGYTAKSPRWAIAFKFPAEQKETTVEDIIVRVGRTGVLTPTAILKPVRLAGSTVSKATLHNVDYIKEKDIRIGDKVIVEKAGDIIPEIVKSLKEKRTGEEKEFVMPENCPECGEKVIRLAEEVAYRCTNPSCPAQVRRSIEHFVSRDAMDIRGMGPAIVNALLSNGLIKDAADIYYLKREDLIPLERMGEKSVANLLKAIEESKKRPLARLIYALGIPFIGEKSASILAENFSSLEDLMNASYEDLIKIPEIGEKMAQSIIAFFNNEGTKKFIVKLRNAGVNTKGEAEKKNKEGIFNGLTFVITGTLRNFSRSEIKELIESLGGKVTDSVSKKTDYLIVGEEPGSKFEKARNLGTKILNEEQFLELIKTEK from the coding sequence ATGGATAGGGAAAAAGCTAAAAAAAGGATAGCCGAATTGAGAGAAATGATTAATTTTCATAATAAACAGTATTATGTTTTCGATAATCCTAAGATTACCGATTCGGAATTCGACAATTTGATGAAGGAACTGCAAAGACTTGAGGAGAATTTCCCTGAATTCATCACCCCCGATTCTCCTACTCAGAGGGTGGGAGGGGAACCCCTTTCGGCATTTGCCCAGGTAGTTCACCGGGTTCCTATGATGAGTTTATCCAATGCTTATACCAGGGAAGACCTGCTGGATTTCAACCGGAAGGTGGAAGAAATAGCAGGCTCAAAAGTGGAATACGTTGTTGAACTAAAAATAGATGGCCTGGCAGTCTCTATTACCTATGAAGATGGAATATATAAAAGGGCAGCAACGAGAGGCGATGGGGAAATTGGAGAAGATGTGACGCAGAATGTAAGGACTATTAAGAGCGTACCTTTAAAATTGGAATTTCCCGTGGATAAAAAACCGAGAATCATTGAAGTTAGGGGAGAAGTTTACCTTCCGAAAGAAGATTTTAAAAAACTCAATGAAGAGAGGGAAGAGGAAGGGCTTCCGCTGTTTGCAAACCCGCGCAATGCGGCTGCGGGCTCATTAAGGCAGTTAGATCCAAGAATTACGGCGAAAAGGCCTCTTAATATATTTGTTTACGGCATAGGGTATTACGAGGGAATTGAATTTTTCACTCACTTTGAAATTCTCAAGTTCTATGAGGAAGTGGGACTTAGAGTAAATCCTTATGCCAAACTTTTTGATAATTTTGCTGATGTCATAGATTACTGCATGAGCTTTGCTGAGAAAAGGCATGAGCTTCCCTACGAAATAGACGGTATGGTAATAAAAGTAAATTCCCTTGAATTACAGAGAAAGCTGGGATACACTGCTAAAAGCCCGCGCTGGGCTATAGCCTTCAAATTTCCTGCAGAGCAAAAAGAGACAACGGTAGAGGATATAATAGTAAGGGTGGGGAGGACGGGCGTTTTAACACCCACAGCTATCTTAAAGCCGGTTAGATTGGCAGGCAGTACCGTGAGCAAAGCAACGCTTCATAATGTGGACTACATAAAAGAAAAGGATATCCGGATAGGGGATAAAGTTATAGTAGAAAAAGCGGGTGACATAATACCGGAAATTGTGAAATCTTTAAAGGAAAAAAGAACCGGGGAAGAAAAGGAATTTGTAATGCCTGAAAATTGTCCCGAATGCGGGGAAAAAGTTATACGTCTTGCGGAAGAGGTAGCATACAGGTGCACCAATCCATCCTGCCCGGCACAGGTAAGAAGAAGTATAGAACACTTTGTCTCAAGGGATGCTATGGATATACGAGGGATGGGACCCGCAATTGTAAATGCACTTTTATCAAATGGATTGATTAAAGATGCCGCCGATATATATTATTTAAAAAGAGAAGACCTTATTCCTTTAGAGAGAATGGGTGAAAAATCCGTTGCCAACCTTTTAAAAGCCATTGAGGAAAGCAAAAAAAGGCCATTGGCAAGATTAATATATGCCCTGGGGATACCTTTTATTGGAGAAAAATCCGCTTCCATTCTCGCCGAGAATTTTTCATCCCTGGAAGACCTGATGAATGCTTCCTATGAAGATTTGATAAAAATACCCGAAATTGGAGAAAAAATGGCTCAAAGTATAATTGCTTTCTTCAACAATGAAGGAACCAAAAAATTTATAGTTAAACTGAGGAATGCGGGAGTAAATACTAAAGGTGAAGCGGAGAAAAAAAATAAAGAAGGAATATTTAACGGTCTTACCTTCGTAATAACGGGAACCCTGAGGAATTTTTCAAGAAGCGAAATAAAGGAATTAATTGAAAGCCTCGGAGGAAAGGTTACCGATAGCGTAAGTAAAAAAACCGACTATTTAATAGTGGGAGAAGAACCGGGGTCTAAATTTGAGAAAGCTCGAAACCTGGGAACAAAAATATTGAATGAGGAACAATTCTTGGAACTAATAAAAACTGAAAAATAA
- a CDS encoding pyridoxal-phosphate-dependent aminotransferase family protein: MKDILLMTPGPTYVSERVRQAISKPITNPDLDEEFFAFYDDLCFKLGKLLNTKEDVLVLCGEGILGLEASVASLVEPGDKVLCVANGVFGEGFGDFVEMYGGVPVYINKEYNEPVTIKDLENALNKNPDVKIATVVHCETPAGLINPIEELCPYLHEREIITIVDAVSSIGGIRINTDEWGIDVILGGSQKCLSAPPGLSFLSVSKKAWEKIKNRKTPIRGYYLNLLLWQEMWKEKRIFPYTQPVSDIYGLSEAVKIALEDGEDIYRRHKKIGKAVRETLKQAGFQIYPLEGFESDTVTAFNIPEGIDDVRFRRHLFEKYGVMIAGSWGKLSGRVWRIGHMGENARDDRVFKFFAEFQKALQDFHWDINGNGKKLSEIFAGNL, from the coding sequence ATGAAAGATATTCTTCTGATGACTCCTGGGCCTACCTACGTATCGGAAAGGGTAAGGCAGGCTATCTCTAAACCGATTACAAATCCTGATTTGGATGAAGAATTTTTTGCCTTTTACGATGATTTATGCTTTAAACTGGGGAAATTACTCAATACCAAAGAAGATGTACTTGTATTATGCGGGGAAGGAATTTTGGGTTTGGAGGCTTCCGTTGCCTCTTTGGTTGAACCCGGTGATAAGGTGCTTTGTGTGGCTAACGGTGTTTTTGGAGAAGGTTTTGGCGATTTTGTAGAAATGTACGGTGGTGTACCCGTATATATTAATAAAGAATACAATGAACCTGTAACTATAAAAGATTTAGAGAATGCTTTGAATAAAAACCCTGACGTAAAAATAGCAACTGTTGTCCACTGCGAAACTCCAGCTGGGCTTATAAATCCTATAGAAGAATTATGTCCGTATTTACACGAAAGAGAAATTATTACAATAGTTGATGCTGTTTCCTCTATCGGAGGCATAAGGATAAATACGGATGAATGGGGTATAGATGTTATTCTTGGAGGGTCTCAAAAATGTTTATCAGCCCCTCCTGGTTTGAGTTTTCTTTCTGTAAGTAAAAAGGCCTGGGAAAAAATAAAAAACAGAAAGACTCCTATTAGAGGTTATTACCTGAATTTACTTTTATGGCAGGAAATGTGGAAGGAAAAGCGCATCTTCCCTTATACGCAGCCCGTTTCGGATATTTACGGCTTAAGCGAAGCGGTAAAAATAGCTTTGGAAGATGGGGAGGATATTTACCGGAGGCATAAAAAAATAGGGAAGGCCGTTAGAGAAACTTTGAAACAGGCAGGATTTCAAATTTATCCTTTAGAAGGGTTCGAATCGGATACGGTGACGGCCTTTAATATTCCCGAAGGTATTGACGATGTAAGGTTTAGAAGGCATCTGTTTGAAAAATACGGAGTAATGATAGCAGGCAGCTGGGGAAAACTTTCCGGCAGGGTATGGAGAATAGGACATATGGGAGAAAATGCAAGGGATGACAGGGTATTCAAGTTTTTTGCGGAATTCCAAAAAGCGCTTCAGGATTTTCATTGGGATATTAATGGTAATGGAAAAAAACTTTCAGAAATATTCGCCGGAAATTTATGA
- the gatC gene encoding Asp-tRNA(Asn)/Glu-tRNA(Gln) amidotransferase subunit GatC — protein MKISKETVEHVANLARLYLNDEEKKEMAEKLSSILEYMDKLSELDTSNVPPTSHVIPIHNVFREDVVMESLPLSEVLKNAPDSEKGFFKVPRVIEE, from the coding sequence GTGAAGATTAGCAAAGAAACCGTAGAACATGTTGCTAATTTAGCGAGACTTTACCTGAACGATGAAGAAAAAAAAGAAATGGCAGAAAAATTAAGTTCTATTTTGGAATATATGGATAAATTATCCGAATTGGATACTTCAAATGTTCCTCCTACATCCCATGTAATTCCAATTCATAATGTCTTTAGAGAAGACGTTGTTATGGAAAGCCTTCCTTTGTCAGAGGTATTAAAAAATGCTCCGGACAGCGAAAAGGGTTTCTTTAAAGTCCCGAGGGTTATTGAAGAATAA
- the gatA gene encoding Asp-tRNA(Asn)/Glu-tRNA(Gln) amidotransferase subunit GatA — translation MKLYELTIHEAHELLKKGEISSKELTLSVIERIQKVEDKVRAYVTINEEEALKNSEEVDNTRDFSTFLSGIPVAIKDNICTYNLRTTCSSKILENFIPPYDATVIKKLKTNNAVIIGKTNMDEFAMGSSTENSAFFPTRNPWDQTRVPGGSSGGSAAAVAADECIYALGSDTGGSIRQPANYCGVVGLKPTYGRVSRYGLVAYASSLDQIGPITKDVTDCAIVLNSICGWDEKDSTSADVPVDDFTKYLVEDVRGLRVGIPKEYMGEGIDEDVKSAVLSTAKLLEKMGAFCEEISLPHTEYALWAYYIIAPAEASSNLARYDGIRYGVRAKNYDDLIDLYKKTRSEGFGAEVKRRIMLGTYALSAGYYDAYYLKAQKVRTLVKRDFDRAFEKYDLILSPVAPSTAFKIGEMVDDPLKMYMSDVCTIPVNMAGLPAISIPVSFSNALPVGIQLIGKAFGEGTLLKVSYTLEKAVNLEKRKPQLD, via the coding sequence TTGAAGCTTTATGAACTTACAATTCACGAAGCTCATGAACTCTTAAAAAAGGGTGAGATATCTTCAAAGGAATTAACACTTTCTGTCATAGAGAGAATTCAAAAGGTGGAGGATAAGGTTAGAGCCTATGTAACCATCAACGAAGAAGAAGCTCTTAAAAATAGCGAGGAAGTTGACAATACCAGGGACTTTTCAACATTCTTATCGGGTATTCCTGTGGCAATCAAAGATAATATATGTACATATAATTTGCGGACTACCTGTTCTTCGAAAATATTGGAAAATTTCATTCCCCCTTATGACGCAACCGTTATCAAAAAATTAAAAACAAATAATGCAGTAATAATTGGAAAGACGAATATGGATGAATTTGCCATGGGCTCTTCTACTGAAAACTCCGCTTTTTTCCCGACAAGAAATCCGTGGGATCAAACAAGGGTTCCGGGGGGATCGTCCGGTGGCTCTGCAGCAGCTGTGGCCGCGGATGAATGTATATATGCCCTTGGTTCCGATACCGGCGGTTCTATCAGACAACCGGCAAATTACTGCGGAGTGGTAGGATTAAAGCCCACATATGGAAGGGTATCCAGGTACGGTCTTGTCGCATATGCTTCTTCCCTCGACCAGATTGGCCCTATCACCAAAGATGTAACGGATTGTGCCATAGTGCTAAATAGTATTTGCGGATGGGATGAGAAGGATTCTACATCCGCTGATGTTCCTGTCGATGATTTCACTAAATACCTTGTAGAAGATGTACGGGGTTTAAGGGTAGGGATTCCAAAAGAATACATGGGCGAAGGTATTGATGAAGACGTAAAATCGGCAGTTTTATCTACAGCCAAATTACTGGAGAAAATGGGAGCTTTTTGTGAAGAAATTTCCCTTCCCCATACCGAATATGCCCTGTGGGCATATTATATTATTGCCCCGGCGGAGGCGAGCTCAAACCTTGCCAGGTACGATGGAATAAGGTATGGAGTAAGGGCAAAAAATTACGACGATTTAATAGATTTATATAAAAAGACCCGAAGCGAAGGTTTTGGGGCTGAAGTAAAAAGGAGAATAATGCTTGGTACCTATGCTTTGAGCGCCGGTTATTATGATGCCTATTATTTAAAAGCTCAGAAAGTCAGGACTCTTGTCAAAAGGGACTTTGATAGAGCCTTTGAAAAATATGATTTAATTTTATCTCCCGTAGCCCCATCTACGGCTTTTAAAATAGGAGAGATGGTGGACGATCCTTTGAAAATGTACATGTCCGATGTATGCACCATTCCCGTCAATATGGCCGGTCTTCCGGCAATTTCGATACCGGTTAGTTTTTCAAACGCTTTACCGGTGGGGATACAGCTTATAGGAAAGGCTTTCGGCGAGGGAACCCTGCTTAAAGTTTCTTATACCTTAGAAAAAGCTGTTAATTTGGAAAAGAGAAAGCCGCAACTTGATTGA
- the gatB gene encoding Asp-tRNA(Asn)/Glu-tRNA(Gln) amidotransferase subunit GatB produces MSYETVIGLEVHVELLTKSKVFCGCSTEFGKDVNTHCCPVCLGMPGVLPVTNKKAVEYAIKAALALNCEIAEYSKFDRKNYFYPDLPKAYQISQYDMPLARKGYIEIEIDGNVKRIGINRLHLEEDAGKLVHEEGKGYSLVDLNRTGVPLIEIVSEPDMRSAEEAWLYLNKLKTILQYIEVSDCKMEEGSLRCDVNISLRPAGSEKFGKKVEIKNLGSFKAVKRALEYEEKRQRELLTQGFEVVQETRRWDEARGITTSMRSKEEAHDYRYFPDPDLVPMIIDKKWVEEIKTTLPELPDEKKKRYMRDFGLPEYDASVITSSKSFAKFYEECVELYHDPKIVSNWVMSELLGLLNEKGMEIDEVVFKPADFVKMLKLIDNGTISGKIAKDVFKEMFETGKDPEVIVREKGLVQITDEDEIRKVAQKVIEENKKSVEDYKSGKEKAFGFLVGQIMKETKGKANPQLANKVLKELLG; encoded by the coding sequence ATGTCTTACGAAACCGTAATCGGCCTTGAGGTACATGTAGAACTGCTTACAAAATCCAAAGTTTTCTGCGGTTGCAGCACGGAATTTGGAAAAGATGTAAATACTCACTGCTGCCCGGTATGCCTCGGAATGCCCGGCGTTCTTCCCGTTACAAATAAAAAAGCGGTGGAATATGCGATAAAAGCTGCCCTCGCATTAAACTGCGAGATCGCCGAGTATTCCAAATTTGACAGGAAAAACTATTTTTACCCGGACCTGCCAAAAGCATACCAAATTTCTCAGTATGACATGCCCCTGGCAAGAAAAGGTTATATTGAAATAGAGATTGATGGCAATGTTAAGAGAATAGGGATTAACCGGCTTCACCTGGAAGAAGATGCGGGTAAGCTTGTCCATGAAGAAGGCAAGGGTTATTCCCTTGTGGATTTAAACAGGACGGGAGTGCCCCTGATAGAAATCGTATCCGAGCCTGACATGAGGTCCGCGGAGGAAGCATGGCTTTATTTAAACAAGTTAAAGACAATACTTCAGTATATTGAGGTTTCCGACTGTAAAATGGAGGAAGGTTCTTTACGATGTGATGTAAATATTTCCCTGAGGCCTGCGGGTTCGGAAAAGTTCGGAAAGAAGGTGGAAATTAAAAATTTAGGGTCTTTTAAAGCTGTAAAACGGGCTCTGGAATACGAAGAAAAAAGGCAGAGGGAACTCCTAACACAGGGCTTTGAAGTGGTTCAGGAGACGAGAAGGTGGGATGAAGCAAGGGGCATTACCACATCCATGAGGAGTAAGGAGGAGGCCCACGATTACAGGTATTTCCCCGATCCCGATCTTGTACCGATGATTATTGATAAAAAATGGGTAGAAGAAATCAAAACCACCTTACCCGAATTACCCGATGAAAAAAAGAAAAGGTACATGAGGGATTTCGGTCTTCCCGAATACGATGCATCGGTAATAACCTCCAGCAAGTCCTTTGCAAAATTTTATGAAGAATGCGTAGAACTTTATCATGACCCAAAAATAGTAAGCAACTGGGTTATGTCCGAGCTACTGGGACTGTTAAATGAAAAGGGCATGGAAATTGATGAAGTAGTTTTTAAACCTGCTGATTTTGTAAAAATGCTGAAACTTATAGATAATGGCACCATAAGCGGGAAAATAGCCAAGGATGTGTTCAAGGAGATGTTTGAAACCGGGAAAGACCCTGAAGTGATTGTTAGAGAAAAAGGATTGGTACAGATAACCGATGAAGATGAAATAAGAAAGGTAGCTCAAAAGGTTATAGAAGAGAACAAAAAATCCGTTGAAGATTACAAAAGTGGAAAGGAAAAGGCCTTTGGATTTCTTGTTGGTCAAATTATGAAAGAAACTAAGGGCAAGGCAAATCCTCAATTGGCGAATAAGGTTTTAAAAGAACTATTAGGATAA